Genomic DNA from Vreelandella subglaciescola:
CACCACCGAAGAGCTGCGCCAGGTCGCCAAAACGCCGCTGCTGGGCGATATCCCGGTCATCGGTAATTTATTTCGCTATACCGAAGAGCGTAATGAAAAGGTAGAATTGCTGGTTTTCATTACTCCACGACTTCTCGATGAGGGCATGGCGGTTCGCTAATGCAGGATTTACCCAATGTTTTTCTGATCGGCCCCATGGGCGCCGGTAAAAGTACCATCGGCCGCCTGCTGGCGGCCGAGCTGTCGCGTGAGTTCTTTGACAGCGACCACGCCATTCGGGACCGCTGCGGCGCGGATATTCCGTGGATATTCGACGTCGAGGGCGAAAGCGGTTTTCGCCAGCGCGAAGTGCAGATGATTGATGAGTTGACCCGGCAGGAGGCGGTGGTCGTGGCCACCGGCGGCGGTGCGGTGCTGCGCGAAGAAAACCGCTGTGCGCTACGCGAACGCGGTACGGTGGTGTATCTGCTGACCACCGTTGAACAGCAGCTGCGGCGCACGGCCAGAGACCGCAACCGGCCGCTGCTGCAGTGTGCCAACCGCGAGCAGGTGCTCTACGATATGTTTGCCCAGCGCGACCCGCTGTATCGCGCCACTGCGGACATCATCGTGCGCACCGATCGGCGCAGCCCCCGCGCGGTGGTCAACGAGATACTCCGCCGTGTCCGCCGGCTGTTGGACCCGCTGCAAACTACCGGCACGGCCCACAAGCCGGTGTCGCCCTGACGTGTCGGCCCTCTTCCTAATCCCTCAGGTAACCCTATGAAGCCTATCGACGGCGTGCGGCGCACGCTCAATGTCGCCCTCGGCGAGCGCAGCTATCCCATTCATATCGGCACCGGTCTGGTCGGTAATGCCGACGCCATCACGCCCTATCTGGCCGGCCGGCAGGTCATGATCGTCACCAACGAGACCGTCGCGCCGCTGTATCTGGACGCGCTGCGCGACGCCTTGCCCGGGCATCTGGACGTACGTTGCGTGGTGCTGCCTGACGGGGAGCGCTACAAGACCGTGGAGCAGGTCGGGCGCATCTGGGATGCGCTGTTGGAGGCGGGCTTTAACCGCCGTTGCACGCTGATCGCGTTGGGCGGCGGAGTGATCGGCGATATGGTCGGTTTTGCCGCGGCCAGCTATCAGCGCGGCGTGGCGTTTATTCAGGTGCCAACGACGCTGCTGGCCCAGGTGGATTCCTCGGTCGGGGGTAAAACCGGCGTCAACCACCCGCTGGGCAAGAACATGATCGGTGCGTTCTGGCAGCCCACGGCGGTCATTGTCGACATCGCTACGCTATCCACGCTGCCCGCGCGCGAGCTTTCCGCCGGGCTTGCCGAGGTGATCAAGTACGGCTTGATCCGCGATGAGGCTTTCCTCGGCTGGCTGGAAGACAGCATGACGCCGCTGCGCGACGGCGACGCGGATACGCTGGCGCACGCCGTCGCGCTTAGCTGTCAGATCAAGGCCGATGTGGTGGCTGAAGATGAAACCGAGCAGGGCGTGCGCGCGCTGCTGAATCTGGGTCACACCTTTGGCCACGCCATTGAGGCTGAGCAGGGTTACGGCTGCTGGCTGCACGGCGAAGCCGTCGGGGCGGGCATGGCCATGGCCGCGACGCTCTCGCACCGGCTGGGGTGGATCGACGCCGCCGCGCTTGAGCGTTGCCAAACGGTGATCGAGCGTGCCGGCCTGCCGCTGAGCGCCCCCAGCGGCATGACGCGGGACGACTTTCTTGCCCACATGCGCCGCGACAAGAAAAATATCGACGACCAGCTGCGACTGATACTGCTGCGTGCCCCGGGCGATGCCTGCATCAGCGCTGATACGCCGCCGGAAACCCTGGACGCGCTGCTGGACAGCTACCCCCGCGGCTAGCCACCGCTGAGCATCGACAAAACGTTAGGGCATTGACCATCTGACCCGCTCCCCGTGAGCGGGTTTTTTGTGCCACGACGGAAAAACTCTGCGGGCTGAAAATCATAATAAGAATGACCCATGCGTAATCAGTATGGGATTTTGGCTAAATATTAGACTAAAGTTTAATTCTATTTTTCTATCGTTTAAAATCCGTTTTAACGCTTTATAAGTGTTTGAAAGAGTATGATTTTTTATTTATTAGATATTTATTATTTATATTATAGCTGAGTGTTTATAGGGGGTTAGCGGCACAAAAAGATTGCGCGATGCGAACCTTGCTGGCTATTGTGAGCAGCCGTTTCCTGAGTATGAAAGGCGCGAGACGGCCGTGTTCGCTGGCGGGAGGCATCAAGATAAAAAATAAGAAAAACCGTTAAATATACCATTAAATTTGCATTTATAAAACAAACTCTGACCGAGGCACGACTATGAAAAAAGGTCTTCATCAGCCCAGTGAGTTTCGTGACAACTGTGGCTTCGGCCTGATTGCCCACATGCAGGGGCATGCCAGTCACGATCTGCTCAAAACGGCCATCGAGTCCCTGACCTGCATGACCCACCGTGGCGGTATCGCCGCTGATGGTAAAACCGGCGACGGCTGCGGCCTGTTGCTGACCATGCCGGTCACCTTCATGCAGGCCGTCGCGCACGAGGCGCTGGGTGTAACGCTCGGCGAACACTTTGCCGTGGGTATGGTGTTTCTCCCCGATGACGATACCCGCGCCGTGCAGGCGCAGCGCGTGCTGGAAGAAGAGCTGGCCGCGCGAGGGCTGAGCGTTGCCGGCTGGCGTGAGGTGCCGGTGGACGCCAGCGTGTGTGGCCCCATGGCAGTGGCCTGCCTGCCGCGTATCCAGCAGATATTTGTGCTGCCGGAAAACAGCGAAAACTTTGACGTTGAGCTGTTCATGGCACGCCGCCGGGCGGAACAGCGCCTGAGCGGCGAGGAAGATTTTTACGTGGTTTCGCTATCGGCTGACGTGGTGGCCTACAAGGGGCTGGTCATGCCCCGGGATCTGCCGGCGTTTTACCGCGACTTGAATGATGAACGCCTGACGGCATCGATCTGCGTGTTTCACCAGCGTTTCTCGACCAATACCGCGCCGCGCTGGCCGCTTGCCCAGCCGTTTCGCCTGCTGGCGCATAACGGTGAGATCAACACCATCGAGGCCAACCGCAGCTGGGCGAATTCGCGCAAGCAGCAGTTTTCCAGCCCGCGTCTGAGCGGAATTGCCGAGCTCGACGAAATCGTCAATACCACGGGGTCTGATTCCTCCAGCATGGACAACATGCTGGAAGTGCTCCTGACCGGCGGCATGGAGCTACACCGTGCCGTGCGGATGATGGTGCCGCCTGCGTGGCAAAACGTGCAGACCATGGACGCCGGCCGGCGCGCCTTTTATGAATATAATTCCATGCACATGGAGCCGTGGGATGGCCCGGCCGGCGTGGTGATGACCGACGGCCGTCAGGCCGTGTGCATGCTCGACCGCAACGGCCTGCGCCCGGCGCGCTGGGTGATGACCAAAAACGGCTATATCACGCTGGCCTCCGAGATCGGCACCTACGCTTACCGCCCCGAAGACGTGGTGGCCAAGGGGCGAGTAGGGCCCGGCCAGATACTCGCCGTGGACACCGTGACCGGCGAAGTGCTGCACACCGACGAGATTGATCATCGCCTGGCATCGGTCTACCCCTACAAGCGCTGGCTCAAGGAGCAGGCTCACTATCTGGAATCCGCGCTGACCGAGCTGGCGCGTTTTCAGCCGATGGGTACCGACGCGCTGGCCACGCAGCAGAAAATGTTTCAGGTCAGCTTCGAGGAGCGCGATCAGGTGCTGCGCCCGCTGGCCGAGGGCGGTCAGGAGGGCGTTGGCTCAATGGGCGACGACACGCCCATGGCGGTGTTATCCAGCCGGCCGCGCCTGCTGACCGACTACTTCCGCCAGAAATTTGCCCAGGTGACCAACCCCGCCATCGACCCGCTACGTGAAGCGATCGTGATGTCGCTGGAAACCTGCATCGGCGCCGAGCGTAACGTGTTCGAGGTCACACCAGAGCACGCGCATCGTCTGATTTTGACCGCCCCGATCCTCTCGCCGCGCAAGTTCGCCGCGCTGGTGGATCAGCAGGATCCGGCCTTTGCCAGCCATACGCTGTCGTTGGGCTATGATCCCGTCACGCAAACGCTGCAAGCAGCGCTGGATGCGCTGTGCCGGTCTGCCGAGGCCTGCGTGCGTGACGGCAAGGTGCTGGTGGTGTTGTCGGATGCCCGCCTTGAAGCCGGCGAGATCCCCCTTCAGGCCGCGCTGGCGGTGGGGGCCGTGCATACGCATCTGGGCCGGCTGGCGCTGCGGCCCGACGCCAACATTATTGTGGAAACCGGCTTTGCCCGGGACGCCCATCAGATGGCGGTACTGTTCGGCGTCGGTGCCACGGCGGTTTACCCGTGGCTTGCCTACCATGTCATGGCGGACATGCACCGCACCGGAGAGCTTGAAGGCGAGCCGGCGGATACCCGGGAAAACTATCGCCGCGGGCTGCAAAAAGGCCTTTACAAGATTTTGTCCAAGATGGGCATTTCAACGCTGGCGTCCTACCGTGGCTCGATGCTGTTTGAGGCGGTCGGGCTGGATGACGAGGTGATGACCACCTGCTTTGCGGGGATGGCCTCGCGCATTCAGGGCGCGGGCTTTGCCGAGCTTGAGGCGCAGCAGGTCAGGCTGTCACGGGATGCGTGGAAGGCGCGCAAGCTGATTTCCCAGGGCGGGCTGATGAAATACGTGCACGGCCACGAGTATCACGCCTATAACCCTGACGTGGTGACCACGCTGCGGGCGGCGGTGCAGGAAGGCAGCTATGCCAAGTGGAAAGATTTTGCCCGGCTGGTGAACGAGCGGCCGATCGCCACGCTGCGCGATATGCTGGCGCTCAAGCCGGCCGCCACGCCGCTGTCTCTGGACGAAGTCGAACCCATCGAGGCGTTGATTCCGCGCTTTGACAGCGCCGGCATGTCGCTCGGGGCGCTCTCGCCGGAAGCTCACGAAGCGCTGGCGCAGGCCATGAACGAAACCGGCGGGCGCTCCAACTCCGGTGAAGGCGGTGAGGACAGCGCGCGTTACAACAGCGTGCGCAGCTCCAAAATCAAGCAGGTTGCCTCGGGGCGTTTCGGCGTCACGCCGCACTATCTGGTCAATGCCGAGGTGCTGCAGATCAAGGTGGCGCAAGGCGCAAAGCCCGGCGAGGGCGGCCAGCTGCCCGGCGACAAGGTCAATGCGCTCATCGCCCGG
This window encodes:
- the gltB gene encoding glutamate synthase large subunit, encoding MKKGLHQPSEFRDNCGFGLIAHMQGHASHDLLKTAIESLTCMTHRGGIAADGKTGDGCGLLLTMPVTFMQAVAHEALGVTLGEHFAVGMVFLPDDDTRAVQAQRVLEEELAARGLSVAGWREVPVDASVCGPMAVACLPRIQQIFVLPENSENFDVELFMARRRAEQRLSGEEDFYVVSLSADVVAYKGLVMPRDLPAFYRDLNDERLTASICVFHQRFSTNTAPRWPLAQPFRLLAHNGEINTIEANRSWANSRKQQFSSPRLSGIAELDEIVNTTGSDSSSMDNMLEVLLTGGMELHRAVRMMVPPAWQNVQTMDAGRRAFYEYNSMHMEPWDGPAGVVMTDGRQAVCMLDRNGLRPARWVMTKNGYITLASEIGTYAYRPEDVVAKGRVGPGQILAVDTVTGEVLHTDEIDHRLASVYPYKRWLKEQAHYLESALTELARFQPMGTDALATQQKMFQVSFEERDQVLRPLAEGGQEGVGSMGDDTPMAVLSSRPRLLTDYFRQKFAQVTNPAIDPLREAIVMSLETCIGAERNVFEVTPEHAHRLILTAPILSPRKFAALVDQQDPAFASHTLSLGYDPVTQTLQAALDALCRSAEACVRDGKVLVVLSDARLEAGEIPLQAALAVGAVHTHLGRLALRPDANIIVETGFARDAHQMAVLFGVGATAVYPWLAYHVMADMHRTGELEGEPADTRENYRRGLQKGLYKILSKMGISTLASYRGSMLFEAVGLDDEVMTTCFAGMASRIQGAGFAELEAQQVRLSRDAWKARKLISQGGLMKYVHGHEYHAYNPDVVTTLRAAVQEGSYAKWKDFARLVNERPIATLRDMLALKPAATPLSLDEVEPIEALIPRFDSAGMSLGALSPEAHEALAQAMNETGGRSNSGEGGEDSARYNSVRSSKIKQVASGRFGVTPHYLVNAEVLQIKVAQGAKPGEGGQLPGDKVNALIARLRYAVPGVTLISPPPHHDIYSIEDLAQLIFDLKQVNPEAQVSVKLVSEPGIGTIATGVAKAYADLITVSGYDGGTAASPLTSIKHAGSPWELGLPEVHQALRINGLRDKIRLQTDGGLKTGLDVVKAAILGAESFGFGTAPMVALGCKYLRICHLNNCATGVATQNKYLRDEHFRGTVDMVKHYFRFIAEEVRELMALLGVRQLTELIGRTDLLDVLEGNTASQRKLDLSPLLENDFVPAQAPQFCRVTRNVPHDPGAKNQQLLATVGAAIEAQTGGTFDFAITNCDRSVGASVSGAIAKRHGEAGLEAAPITARFTGVAGQSFGVWNARGLNLHLEGDANDYVGKGMNGGSIVIVPPRESQFVRHETAIIGNTCLYGATGGVLYAAGCAGERFAVRNSGASAVVEGTGDHCCEYMTGGLITVLGTTGLNFGAGMTGGFAYVLDEDRTFVDKVNHELVDIHRINIESMEAHRRHLREVIEAYVDSTRSPRGQAILEDMSDYLRHFWLVKPRAASLGGLLAQSRHQPE
- the aroB gene encoding 3-dehydroquinate synthase, which codes for MKPIDGVRRTLNVALGERSYPIHIGTGLVGNADAITPYLAGRQVMIVTNETVAPLYLDALRDALPGHLDVRCVVLPDGERYKTVEQVGRIWDALLEAGFNRRCTLIALGGGVIGDMVGFAAASYQRGVAFIQVPTTLLAQVDSSVGGKTGVNHPLGKNMIGAFWQPTAVIVDIATLSTLPARELSAGLAEVIKYGLIRDEAFLGWLEDSMTPLRDGDADTLAHAVALSCQIKADVVAEDETEQGVRALLNLGHTFGHAIEAEQGYGCWLHGEAVGAGMAMAATLSHRLGWIDAAALERCQTVIERAGLPLSAPSGMTRDDFLAHMRRDKKNIDDQLRLILLRAPGDACISADTPPETLDALLDSYPRG
- the aroK gene encoding shikimate kinase AroK — its product is MQDLPNVFLIGPMGAGKSTIGRLLAAELSREFFDSDHAIRDRCGADIPWIFDVEGESGFRQREVQMIDELTRQEAVVVATGGGAVLREENRCALRERGTVVYLLTTVEQQLRRTARDRNRPLLQCANREQVLYDMFAQRDPLYRATADIIVRTDRRSPRAVVNEILRRVRRLLDPLQTTGTAHKPVSP